The sequence GATGCCGTATCTGTTTCGAGTATAAAACGTTTGTTATTCAGAGATGAATTTACAGTGAGGAAGGCACATAAAGTATCATTGTAAATGCTGAGATAGGGATTCGGCATATAAGCGATATTAGTGTACACCAGCGAGTCAATATCTCCCATAAGAGGATTGGCATAGAACTCCAAATAATCACCTGCATTTATTTTCCCATCCGCTTCGCCTTTAATATAAAGATGTTGTTCCCTCCCTTTGAAAAACACCTGGAAGTTTCTGGGATCAACGGTAGTGAGATCGTAATAATTTGATAGAGTGGTGGAGTCAATTCTATGAATGCCTTCTTTGGCAATCGGAATTTTATAATACTGTTGAGAAAAATTGATCCACTCATTGCCGTATTTTTGAGCGTTTCCGGCAAATGCAAAAATGAAACTTATGATTAAGAGAAGTACGAATCTCACTTGTTCATCTTTTTATTTATGTCAACTTTTAATGAAAAAATATTTGAATACAATGCTGTTGAGTGGTCTCCAATATCCGTTAAAGCATAATCTAAAGTGAATATTTTATATTTTACACCCACCCCAAAATTGGGCTGCACAGTAGTTATATAAAGTGTTGCTCTATCGTTTAATTGCTTTTGAATGTTGCCTAATCCACCGCGTAAAAAGATAAAGCCTTTATATCCCACTTCCAGACCAAAAGCAGGCTCCATGCTCCAAACCTCCGAATTAATTACGGTGTTACGCATACCGTCGAAAGTATTTATGAAATTTACTTCTCCTAGAATTGAAATCCGATCCTTCCACACTTTATAATTCCTTGCTACACCCAAAATCAATTTAGGCACCGTAACTTCCAATGAAGAGCTTGGAATTTCATTTCCGGTCTGTTGTAAGGTAGCTATCTGTTTTTGATCCAGATTAAAAGTCCATGCGTTAAATGTTCCGGTGATGTCGCGGGCCATAGCTGCGAAGGTCCAGTGTTTGTAAGAGTATTTAGCCCCCGCATCTAAACCAAATCCCCACGCTCCGGCAAGATCTCCCAAACGGCGACGGATAACTTTAAAATTTCCACCCACTTCAACACCTTTAAGTTTAGGCATTACGCGCGCATAACTTAATAAAGCTGCAAAATCAACAGCGTTAAATTTGGTAATTCTGTCATAATCAAAATTTCCGTTAGCATCTACAAGGTCTAAAGTGTTGGGAATATTGTCCACTCCGAAACGTAAAATAGAGATCCCAGCTACGCTATTGGAATCAATCCGTTTAGAGGCTCCTATATAATCGTATTTAGCAATGCCGGCAAAGTACTCGGCATGCATTAAACCTACTTCAATATCGTTCTTTTGCTTCAGAAGGCCTGCCGGATTCCAATACCCCGAATTTACCCCCTCAACGGAAGCTATGTTGGCATTACCCATGCCTAAAGCTCTGGCACCCACACCTATACTTAAAAACTCATTACTGTATTTACGAACCTGCGCTTGCAGACCAAAAGAAAGAAAAAGAAGGAAAAATGGGGTAATTCTATACATATCTAAGCAACTAATTTAAGCTAAAATTCTCAATGTTGACCTTGATTTAACGAATGATTTGCAATTTTATTGTTAAGATCCACGCACGTTTTTCCCAAGCCTGATCTCGGATTTATTTACGTAAACCGGGCTTTTTTCGATTTAATAAAAATTGCTTTAAATCATCAGAATAATACAAAGCTCCAAGGAGTAGAAATAACATCGCCGGACTTCTGTACCTAAAGATGGCGCCGCTGTTAGGCGCCGTAAATCCTATTAAAAGACAAAGTGCTAGAGTGAAAAATAAAAACACCAGAACTAGAAACTTCTGCCTTTTTATTTTTATCAAACCGAACAACACGATGATTAGAGCCGCAAGGATGACTAGGTTTTCAGCCGCCGCGAGTACTTGTATAGCGCTTTTTGCTGAGAAGAATGTCGGGTAAAATAAGGTGTAATAAAGACAAGCACCCGCAATCGCCACTATATTGGAAGTAGGCAATAGTATATTAGAATTGCTTGGCTCAATACTATAGGCTAACTCATAAACAGAAGTTGTATCGCTGTTTAAGGGCACAAACAAAGTGTCGTTTTCGCTTCCCCGCCAATACATATAAGAACTATTTTTTTTGATCCGGAAGTGATTTTCTTTGTCACGGATAATTTGATTTGTGTCGTTGGTTAAACGTATAAAAGTGATCGAATCACTTAAGAAAATGCCTCCTTTTGAGATACCAGTGAAGCGCTGTTGGTGCCTGGTTGCAGCTTCTGAAAGAGATCTGTGTTTTACCAAAATGGATAGTGTATTAGCAGTCATAATCAGCACACAAATAATAGAAAAATATACAAGTATTTTTTTATTGATTTTTTTAGAATGATGAATCACAAAAAATAATCCAAAACAAAACACTGAAAACAGAAGCAGATAGGGTTTTAAAAGCAGCGATAAGAATAAAAGGAAAAGTAACCATAACCCTTTAAAAATAAAGAACTTGCCGTCGATGAAACCTTTCAGCTGAAACAAAACATTACCAAGAATAAAAATGGTAATTCCTTCTTTTAATAATGCTCCGGTATAAAACCAGAGCGATGGAAAAAAGCAAAATAGGAAAAGCACTTGCACTTCTTTGCCAATAAACCATTCTTTGAATGTTTTGTATAAAAAAAAGAGGCCTCCGAAACTTAAAAAGCAACTAAATAGAGCGTGAACAGGGTAGCACCCAAAAGTAAACACGTTAAGTAAAACATGTACTCTTATAACAACCCGGTTATCATTGTAGAAATAATCTTTTGCAGTACCATTGTCCCAATTCAAAGTGTTTTTTAAAACATGCTCGTAGTCTGCAGAGCCAGGATTGTCGTTTTGTAATCCAAAAATAAGGCGGACCAAAAAATTAAAATCGGTTTTGCCATAATCGTAAATTGTTGTTACATCATGGTAAAATTTACCTGTGTCCAGATTGTTTATCCCACCATACAGTTTTGTATGCAGATAGAGAAAAACAGGAACAGCGAGCGCTTTTCCAAAAAAGAACAAACTCAATTTTTTACCGGTAATACTCGTATCTTCAAGTAGCCCAAAGAAGCCATTGAAGTAGATCAGGCTTAAGAATATTAGCAGGTATAAACTATAGACGATCAAAATTCAGGAAACCGGAATTAATAATCCGTTATCTTTTTACGCATTTCTTTTTTTTCACCGCGTTGCTTTTTATTATCCAGTTTTTTCTCCTTTGCCCCTTTCCCTGGTTTAGTGGGAACGCGTTTTTTAACAGGTTTCAGGAGTTTGTTAAGTAAGGCAATAAGTTTGGTTTTTGCCTCTTCTTTATTTTCAAGTTGACTGCGGTGTTTGTTGCCAACGATCTGGATCACCGATCCTCCAATAAGATCCGTGTACTTTCTTAAGATCGCTTCTTTTTGTCTTTCACTCAGGGCAGTGGAAGCATTTACATCGAAATCAATAGCCACTTTTGTTTCTACTTTATTCACGTTTTGCCCACCTTTACCGCCAGAACGGGAGGTTTGAAAACTTAATTCTTTTTTCAGGATTTTAAATTCCTGTTCTTCTGTCAACATAATTGGCTCTTCTTGTTTTTAAAAATACAAAAAATTCTTCCATGTATTCTTAGGATTTCATGGATCAGATTAGCACAACTGTTAACAAATAAAGACTCATAATACTTCTCAATTGCTGTATTTTATCTATTCCGGCGCTTTAAATTTATAGCGATGAAATTTTTGTACCTCTTTTGTCTTTTAACTTTCTTATCAGCTGCACAAAGCATTCAACAATGCAAACAACGCTTCGATACTTATCTTAATTTTCGTGGATCTTTAACCGGGGAGGTTAAATTTGAATCGGATGCTATTTACCTGCTTAATGCGGGCAAGAAGGAATTCGCTGTTTACGAAAATGAAATAAAAGTGTTGTCAGAATTCCTGCAACACAGTTCTATCAAACAACAAGAGCAGTTATTTCGAGCAAAAGGAATTAAAAG is a genomic window of Sphingobacteriaceae bacterium containing:
- a CDS encoding aminoacyl-tRNA hydrolase; protein product: MLTEEQEFKILKKELSFQTSRSGGKGGQNVNKVETKVAIDFDVNASTALSERQKEAILRKYTDLIGGSVIQIVGNKHRSQLENKEEAKTKLIALLNKLLKPVKKRVPTKPGKGAKEKKLDNKKQRGEKKEMRKKITDY